The following coding sequences are from one Novosphingobium sp. Gsoil 351 window:
- a CDS encoding AI-2E family transporter — translation MPCSATVNASAHIPEPSRRGSWETLAHDLRTVSSPRSGGTVAGTVLVALGEGTLIGIGYALAGVPRAFLFAVLTVGFAMLPFGAWAIFTVATVVLLLQGAVAAGAILFAAAVGIMLIGDNFVQPALIGNSVRLPFLLAFVGTFGGLETLGLVGLFLGPVVMAILILVWQEAMAPGAAEPLLPPDRVN, via the coding sequence ATGCCCTGCTCCGCCACGGTGAACGCCTCGGCTCACATTCCCGAGCCATCGCGACGCGGCTCCTGGGAGACTTTGGCTCACGATTTACGGACCGTCTCGTCACCGCGATCAGGGGGGACGGTGGCAGGAACGGTGTTAGTGGCACTCGGAGAGGGGACCTTGATCGGCATTGGCTATGCGCTTGCGGGCGTGCCACGAGCCTTCCTGTTCGCGGTCCTCACCGTCGGATTTGCCATGTTGCCGTTCGGCGCGTGGGCCATCTTCACCGTCGCAACCGTCGTTTTGCTGTTGCAAGGCGCCGTAGCCGCCGGGGCCATCCTGTTCGCCGCGGCCGTAGGAATCATGCTGATTGGGGACAACTTCGTCCAGCCGGCACTTATCGGAAACTCGGTTCGGCTGCCATTCCTTCTCGCGTTCGTGGGGACCTTCGGGGGGCTTGAAACACTTGGGCTTGTCGGCCTTTTCCTGGGCCCGGTGGTGATGGCGATCCTCATTCTGGTCTGGCAGGAAGCCATGGCTCCAGGCGCCGCGGAACCGTTGTTACCGCCCGACCGCGTGAACTGA
- a CDS encoding group III truncated hemoglobin, with product MEDAGEQTEIHETDLAALVPRFYEQVRRDALIGPVFDGAIDDWDTHLEKLMAFWSSVMLTSGRYKGNPVAAHAKHLATITPAMFDRWLDIWAEVTDQILPPAAAQALQTKAGRIAESLKLALYFRLPPATGMPISMRDSSQTGQHSD from the coding sequence TTGGAAGACGCGGGCGAGCAAACCGAGATCCACGAAACGGACTTGGCAGCGCTGGTCCCGCGCTTCTACGAGCAAGTTCGTCGCGATGCGCTGATCGGTCCGGTCTTTGATGGCGCAATCGACGATTGGGATACCCATCTCGAGAAACTGATGGCGTTCTGGTCGTCGGTGATGCTGACCAGTGGCCGCTACAAAGGCAACCCAGTCGCTGCCCACGCGAAACACCTGGCAACCATTACGCCAGCAATGTTCGACCGCTGGCTCGATATCTGGGCCGAAGTCACCGACCAAATTCTGCCGCCAGCCGCCGCGCAGGCGTTGCAGACGAAGGCCGGGCGGATCGCCGAAAGCCTCAAGCTCGCCTTGTATTTTCGCCTACCCCCAGCGACCGGGATGCCCATCTCGATGCGCGACAGTAGTCAGACTGGACAGCATAGTGACTAA
- a CDS encoding alternative oxidase — MLAPDELALHEERFGEPDVHHPPSGFSDRFALGFTKLLRVTADTFFAKRYGHRAIVLETVAAVPGMVGAMVTHLGCLRRMRDDKGWIRTLMEEAENERMHLMTFIEIAKPTLFERLVILLVQGVFLAGFTLLYLISSRTAHRVVGYFEEEAVVSYTLYLKEIDEGRSANVPAPAIAKHYWKMRDDATLRDVVLLVRADEAHHRDINHGFASQLAGKTVDRSLAAPYPAHATEIRLG; from the coding sequence ATCCTCGCTCCTGACGAACTTGCCCTCCACGAAGAGCGTTTCGGCGAACCCGACGTTCACCATCCGCCGTCGGGGTTCTCAGATCGCTTCGCGCTGGGCTTTACCAAGCTGCTCCGGGTCACCGCCGATACCTTTTTTGCCAAGCGCTACGGCCATCGCGCCATCGTTCTCGAAACGGTTGCTGCGGTGCCAGGTATGGTGGGAGCCATGGTCACGCATCTTGGATGTCTGCGGCGGATGCGCGACGACAAAGGCTGGATCCGGACCTTGATGGAGGAGGCCGAGAACGAGCGAATGCATCTCATGACCTTCATCGAGATTGCCAAGCCAACGCTGTTCGAGCGCTTGGTCATCCTGCTTGTGCAGGGCGTGTTTCTCGCTGGCTTTACCTTGCTGTATCTGATCTCCTCGCGGACCGCGCATCGGGTCGTGGGCTATTTCGAGGAAGAGGCGGTGGTCAGTTACACGCTGTATTTAAAGGAGATTGACGAGGGCCGATCGGCCAACGTCCCCGCTCCGGCGATCGCCAAGCACTATTGGAAGATGCGCGACGATGCCACTCTTCGCGATGTCGTGCTCCTCGTGCGCGCAGACGAAGCGCATCACCGCGACATCAATCACGGCTTTGCGAGCCAGCTGGCCGGTAAGACAGTCGATCGATCGCTTGCGGCTCCCTATCCCGCGCACGCGACCGAGATACGGCTTGGATGA
- a CDS encoding DUF1971 domain-containing protein: MKLSPSPEPYRTTPIFDEVTLPAALRREHRTKPGVWGVVRIFEGQLKLSVIEPPQELMLSPGSPGLLLPDQPHLVEPIGSMRMQVEFYNQPPEL, encoded by the coding sequence ATGAAGCTGAGCCCCTCGCCCGAGCCCTACCGCACGACGCCCATATTCGACGAGGTGACGTTGCCTGCGGCGCTGCGGCGTGAGCATCGCACCAAACCGGGTGTCTGGGGAGTGGTTCGCATATTCGAGGGGCAACTGAAGCTATCGGTCATTGAACCGCCACAGGAGCTCATGCTTTCGCCAGGTTCGCCTGGATTGCTGCTGCCAGACCAACCGCATTTGGTGGAGCCGATTGGATCGATGCGGATGCAGGTTGAGTTTTACAATCAGCCACCGGAACTTTGA
- a CDS encoding cytochrome c — MAGTRPPERLTMSFFRPLFAMSATLLGACGHAGDSRPGSTSTADLGNLNQMQVTRGLSFVEAQCSGCHSVRPGIEPPNPQAPSFVAVANDMEFNQSTLRAFFRDGHETPDAMSIKLDEDEAEIAAAYIMSLRSPR; from the coding sequence TTGGCGGGGACCCGCCCTCCCGAAAGGCTGACCATGTCATTTTTCCGTCCGTTATTCGCGATGTCCGCGACCTTGTTGGGCGCGTGCGGACACGCCGGGGACAGTCGCCCCGGTTCAACGTCGACTGCCGACTTGGGCAACCTCAATCAAATGCAGGTGACGCGCGGGCTTTCGTTCGTTGAAGCGCAATGTAGCGGATGCCACTCGGTGCGCCCAGGAATCGAGCCGCCCAATCCGCAAGCACCGAGTTTCGTGGCAGTCGCGAACGACATGGAGTTCAATCAAAGTACTCTACGCGCGTTCTTTCGCGATGGGCACGAGACACCGGATGCGATGTCTATCAAACTCGACGAGGACGAAGCAGAGATCGCGGCAGCTTATATTATGTCGCTTCGCTCACCACGCTAA
- a CDS encoding RcnB family protein, with translation MPAAAQSRYDDNRSGYTTAYDRDHNGYDDRYDRDRNGYDDRYDRNRDGYDDRYDRNRDGYDDRYQGRNQRGQQWRYYGGNYGYNGYNGRWRTGQRYPYYNQGGYVLNDYGRYGLPAPRHGYRYYRDNNGDVVMAAIASGVIGLIITGALNGSDRNDRGYRRGY, from the coding sequence ATGCCGGCTGCCGCGCAGTCGCGCTATGACGACAATCGCAGTGGCTATACCACAGCCTACGACCGCGATCACAACGGCTACGATGATCGGTACGACCGGGACCGCAACGGCTACGACGATCGGTATGATCGCAACCGCGACGGCTACGACGACCGATACGATCGTAATCGCGATGGCTATGACGACCGCTACCAGGGGCGGAATCAGCGTGGTCAGCAATGGCGCTATTACGGCGGAAACTATGGCTACAACGGCTACAATGGCCGGTGGCGCACAGGCCAACGCTATCCCTACTACAACCAGGGCGGCTATGTGCTCAACGACTACGGTCGCTACGGACTGCCCGCGCCGCGCCACGGCTACCGCTATTACCGTGACAACAACGGGGACGTGGTCATGGCGGCGATTGCAAGCGGCGTGATCGGGCTAATCATCACCGGAGCGCTCAACGGCAGCGACCGCAATGATCGTGGCTATCGTCGCGGTTATTGA
- a CDS encoding MucR family transcriptional regulator, producing MDETSTATSSTELAAELTMAWLSNPNTKVDAGEVAGVLRQMHDAVKSLLEPLTDALPEAPEFTPAVSVRKSLASKDHIISLIDGKPYKTLRRHLSGQGLTPDEYRARYGLKPDYPMVSESYSQVRRDMAKKIGLGRKPPTKAGTKAKPAAPAPVEKPARRGRPKKST from the coding sequence ATGGACGAAACCAGCACCGCGACCAGTTCAACCGAACTTGCCGCCGAGCTCACCATGGCCTGGCTCTCCAATCCCAACACCAAGGTCGATGCAGGCGAGGTCGCTGGTGTACTGCGTCAGATGCACGACGCGGTGAAGAGCCTGTTGGAACCACTAACCGATGCTTTGCCAGAGGCCCCAGAATTCACCCCGGCGGTTTCGGTGCGCAAATCACTTGCGTCGAAGGACCACATTATCTCGCTGATCGATGGCAAACCCTACAAGACGCTGCGTCGGCATCTCTCGGGTCAAGGGCTGACACCCGACGAATACCGCGCTCGTTATGGGCTCAAACCCGACTACCCGATGGTGTCCGAGAGCTATTCTCAGGTCCGACGCGACATGGCGAAAAAGATCGGGCTCGGGCGCAAGCCGCCTACCAAGGCGGGAACCAAGGCCAAGCCAGCTGCGCCAGCGCCCGTCGAGAAGCCAGCGCGGCGTGGAAGGCCCAAGAAAAGCACCTAA
- a CDS encoding dodecin encodes MEQHVYKVVEIVGTSTSSIEDAIQRGITRASHSLRNIGWFQVVETRGHVADGKIDHFQVAMKIGFTLEGSARQG; translated from the coding sequence ATGGAACAGCACGTCTACAAGGTCGTCGAGATCGTTGGCACTTCCACTTCCAGCATCGAGGATGCGATCCAGCGAGGGATCACCAGAGCCTCGCACAGTTTGCGCAACATCGGATGGTTTCAGGTCGTTGAAACCCGCGGGCATGTCGCAGATGGCAAGATTGATCACTTTCAAGTAGCCATGAAAATCGGATTTACTTTGGAGGGCTCGGCCAGACAGGGATAG
- a CDS encoding aldo/keto reductase, which yields MKYRTLGQDLTVSAIGIGCMPMIRDGNINYGSADDDVSTRTIHEAIELGITFFDTAEMYGPFSNEELVGAAIKGKREGLVIATKFAMRWDGTTPTGLDGSPENARRACEGSLKRLGIETIDLFYQHRVDPNVPIEETLGGMAELVKEGKVRFLGLSEAAADTVRRAAKVHPIAALQSEYSIWERDVEGDILAACRENGIGFVPYSPLGRGFLAGGIRSLDDLPTDDWRRNDPRYSPENMPRNLAIVDAIAAVADRHGVSNAQIALAWLLAQGDDIVPIPGVKRSETLRDSAAAPDVRLGSDDLAAIEAAAPSGGTAGPRYSKGGMARVKL from the coding sequence ATGAAATACCGCACGCTGGGTCAGGACCTCACGGTTTCGGCAATCGGTATTGGCTGCATGCCGATGATCCGCGACGGCAACATCAACTACGGTAGCGCGGACGATGACGTGTCGACACGCACGATCCACGAAGCGATCGAGCTTGGCATCACCTTCTTCGACACTGCGGAGATGTACGGCCCCTTCAGCAACGAGGAGCTTGTTGGAGCAGCGATCAAAGGCAAGCGTGAGGGGCTGGTGATCGCCACCAAGTTCGCGATGCGTTGGGATGGAACCACGCCGACTGGCCTCGATGGCAGTCCCGAAAACGCACGTCGCGCTTGCGAGGGTTCTCTCAAACGCCTCGGCATCGAAACGATTGACCTGTTCTACCAACACCGGGTCGATCCCAATGTGCCGATTGAGGAGACGCTCGGGGGCATGGCGGAACTGGTCAAGGAAGGTAAGGTCCGATTCCTGGGCCTGTCCGAAGCTGCCGCGGATACGGTGCGCCGTGCGGCCAAGGTGCACCCGATCGCTGCGCTGCAGAGCGAGTACTCGATCTGGGAGCGCGACGTAGAGGGCGACATCCTCGCCGCGTGCCGCGAAAACGGCATCGGATTCGTGCCATACAGCCCGCTGGGGCGAGGTTTTCTCGCGGGCGGCATCCGCAGCTTGGACGACCTTCCGACCGATGACTGGCGTCGCAACGATCCTCGCTATTCGCCGGAGAACATGCCCAGGAACCTTGCCATCGTCGATGCCATTGCCGCGGTGGCCGACCGTCATGGCGTGTCGAACGCCCAGATCGCGCTGGCCTGGCTGCTTGCTCAGGGCGACGACATCGTCCCCATACCGGGCGTCAAGCGCTCCGAGACATTAAGAGACAGTGCCGCTGCACCCGACGTAAGGCTCGGCAGTGATGACCTGGCGGCAATCGAAGCCGCAGCACCGAGCGGAGGAACGGCCGGCCCGCGCTATTCCAAAGGCGGCATGGCGCGGGTGAAACTCTGA
- a CDS encoding acyl-CoA dehydrogenase family protein, whose product MNTVGSAVVAATRYAQAALEALRERLAGSSLDAEQHAAHGYAWIATAAASLEALAAWHEGVEAPSEVDDLVLTIGFGETLAQLAGGIAMGQNEIVRPIALGLEDCANELATNPEVRTLIVEGNAAPARARLVSLLRSGATVSASFGDPILDTIRDQYHRFTEERIVPHAHRWHLANALIPDDLVAAMAEMGTFGVCIPEEFGGLGLGKLVMCIVTEELSRGWIGTGSLGTRSEIAGELIMLGGTPEQKAHWLPRIASGETLPTAVFTEPDTGSDMASLTTRATRTADGGWRIDGAKTWITHAARADLMTLMARTTSDKGYAGLSLLLVPKQRGNAADAFPDAGLSGSEIEVLGYRGMREYALQFDGFAAPSDALLGGREGAGFKQLMQTFEGARIQTAARAVGVGRRAFELAFRYACDRTQFGRPILEFPRVADKLAMMQVDLIMARELTYAAARTKDMGRRCDIEAGMAKLLATRAAWTAADAALQIHGGNGYALEYEISRVLCDARILNIFEGAAEIQAQVIARGKLQGRN is encoded by the coding sequence ATGAATACAGTCGGGTCTGCGGTCGTGGCGGCGACGCGTTATGCTCAGGCGGCCCTGGAGGCCTTGCGCGAGCGGCTCGCCGGTTCCAGTCTCGATGCCGAGCAGCATGCCGCGCACGGCTATGCCTGGATCGCAACCGCCGCTGCGTCGCTCGAGGCGCTGGCCGCGTGGCACGAGGGGGTGGAGGCTCCGTCCGAGGTCGACGACCTGGTCCTCACGATCGGTTTCGGCGAGACGCTCGCGCAACTGGCCGGCGGGATCGCGATGGGCCAGAACGAGATCGTCCGGCCCATCGCTCTGGGACTGGAAGACTGCGCCAACGAGCTCGCGACCAACCCCGAGGTTCGGACCCTGATCGTCGAGGGGAACGCGGCACCGGCTCGCGCGCGGCTGGTTTCGCTCCTCCGCAGCGGCGCCACGGTCTCCGCATCCTTCGGCGACCCGATACTCGATACGATCCGCGATCAGTACCATCGCTTCACCGAAGAGCGGATCGTCCCCCACGCGCACCGCTGGCACCTCGCCAACGCTCTGATTCCCGACGATCTGGTCGCGGCGATGGCCGAGATGGGGACGTTCGGGGTGTGCATTCCCGAGGAATTCGGCGGGCTTGGCCTGGGCAAGCTGGTGATGTGCATCGTCACCGAAGAGCTGTCGCGCGGGTGGATCGGCACCGGCTCGCTCGGCACCCGCTCGGAGATCGCCGGTGAGCTGATCATGCTGGGCGGCACGCCTGAGCAAAAGGCGCATTGGCTGCCGCGAATCGCCAGCGGAGAGACCCTGCCGACGGCGGTGTTCACCGAGCCCGACACCGGATCGGACATGGCCAGCCTGACCACCCGCGCCACCCGCACGGCCGACGGCGGCTGGCGGATCGACGGCGCCAAGACCTGGATCACCCACGCCGCGCGCGCCGATCTGATGACGCTGATGGCGCGGACCACGTCCGACAAGGGCTATGCCGGGCTTTCGCTACTGCTGGTGCCCAAACAGCGCGGCAACGCGGCCGATGCCTTTCCGGACGCGGGCCTGAGCGGTAGCGAGATCGAAGTACTGGGCTATCGCGGGATGCGCGAATACGCGCTCCAGTTCGATGGCTTCGCAGCCCCCTCCGACGCGCTGCTCGGCGGCCGCGAGGGTGCCGGGTTCAAGCAGCTTATGCAGACCTTCGAAGGCGCACGGATCCAGACCGCGGCGCGCGCGGTCGGGGTCGGTCGCCGGGCGTTTGAACTGGCCTTTCGCTACGCTTGCGACCGCACGCAGTTCGGTCGCCCCATCCTCGAATTTCCGCGCGTCGCCGATAAGCTGGCGATGATGCAGGTCGATCTCATCATGGCCCGCGAGCTGACTTATGCCGCGGCGCGGACCAAGGACATGGGTCGCCGTTGCGACATCGAAGCGGGAATGGCCAAGCTTCTCGCGACACGCGCCGCCTGGACAGCCGCAGACGCAGCCCTCCAGATTCACGGTGGAAACGGCTACGCGCTCGAATACGAGATCAGCCGAGTGCTGTGCGACGCGCGCATCCTCAACATCTTCGAAGGCGCGGCGGAAATCCAGGCGCAGGTGATCGCGCGGGGCAAGCTGCAGGGGCGCAACTGA
- a CDS encoding SDR family NAD(P)-dependent oxidoreductase, with the protein MSDYPLPYYSTDLAGRVALVTGASSGFGERFARVLAAKGAKVVLCARRKDRLDALAAEIGPNALAVEMDATDAASLTRAVDAAEAAFGTVDILVNNAGIPDAQRAHKMSLELVDRVIGVNLRAPWLLATDVARRLIAAKRPGRIVNISSTAHYGYSGGGAALYAVTKTAIARMTETLSVEWAGYDINVNAIAPGMFVTEMTDGMFERIGNQADNVMRKRIPDPALLDSTLLYLVGPASEAVTGAVIRVDDGQSARVTLR; encoded by the coding sequence ATGAGCGACTATCCGCTTCCCTACTACTCGACCGACCTGGCTGGACGCGTCGCCCTGGTCACCGGGGCGTCGTCGGGCTTTGGCGAGCGCTTCGCGCGAGTGCTCGCCGCCAAGGGCGCCAAGGTCGTGCTATGCGCTCGGCGCAAGGACCGGCTCGATGCTCTTGCCGCCGAGATCGGCCCGAATGCGCTGGCGGTGGAAATGGACGCCACCGACGCCGCCAGCCTGACCCGCGCCGTGGATGCCGCCGAGGCGGCGTTCGGCACGGTCGACATCCTGGTCAACAACGCCGGCATCCCCGACGCCCAGCGCGCCCACAAGATGAGCCTGGAGCTGGTCGATCGGGTGATCGGGGTTAATTTGCGCGCGCCGTGGCTGCTCGCCACCGATGTCGCGCGCCGGTTGATCGCCGCGAAGAGGCCGGGGCGGATCGTCAACATCAGCTCGACCGCGCACTATGGCTACAGCGGCGGCGGCGCGGCGCTCTATGCGGTGACCAAGACCGCGATCGCGCGGATGACCGAGACGCTCAGCGTCGAGTGGGCGGGCTACGACATCAACGTAAACGCCATCGCGCCGGGCATGTTCGTCACCGAAATGACCGACGGGATGTTCGAGCGGATCGGAAATCAGGCTGACAATGTGATGCGCAAGCGGATTCCCGATCCGGCGCTGCTCGATTCGACGCTGCTCTATCTGGTCGGCCCAGCGTCAGAGGCCGTCACCGGGGCGGTGATCCGCGTCGACGATGGGCAGAGCGCGCGGGTGACGCTGCGCTGA
- a CDS encoding HAMP domain-containing sensor histidine kinase has translation MRVSWQGLARSTTVRLVVLVFACQVATTAAVLWYVGSASETALTRQEQATVGELKDELVSAYAAGGQPRLIEEMNERLSFTFGHTAVLLLVAPDGTRLAGNLARWPRGTANDTPWRVLTLYRTSSVTAERIGLTAVTLPDGSRLLAGHVVEGTLILNDVGRSALIGAMLLAVPLALLIAVFVGRLIDRRISTLATTVDAVSAGDLSRRVPADGSADAFDRLALGVNAMLARIEMLVGELRTVTDALAHDLRSPVTRMKSVIEAALRDADDPANRLALGQVAEEADIVLAMLTTALTISRAEAGIGRDLFAPTDVTALLRDAAEIYGPVAEDSGFALSVGAVPEGAFMLHRQLVSQAIGNLVENAMKYADGGSAIVLSAESAPTELRLIVTDDGIGIPAERRDEARARFHRLDPARHLPGSGLGLALVEAVARLHGGSLELADNHPGLSATIRLTRLVS, from the coding sequence ATGCGCGTGTCGTGGCAGGGACTGGCGCGGTCCACCACGGTACGCCTGGTGGTGCTGGTGTTCGCCTGCCAGGTCGCAACGACCGCTGCGGTGTTGTGGTACGTAGGGTCGGCCAGCGAAACGGCGTTGACGCGCCAGGAACAGGCGACCGTGGGCGAGTTGAAGGACGAGCTCGTGAGCGCCTATGCGGCGGGCGGCCAGCCTAGGCTGATCGAGGAGATGAACGAGCGGCTGTCGTTCACCTTCGGACATACCGCAGTGCTGCTGCTGGTCGCGCCGGACGGCACGCGGCTTGCCGGGAACCTCGCGCGGTGGCCGCGCGGTACGGCGAACGATACGCCTTGGCGGGTCCTCACACTGTATCGCACGTCGAGCGTCACCGCGGAACGCATCGGGCTGACCGCGGTTACGCTGCCCGATGGTTCACGGCTCCTCGCAGGGCACGTCGTCGAGGGCACGCTCATACTCAACGATGTGGGCCGCTCGGCGCTGATCGGGGCGATGCTGCTAGCGGTGCCGCTGGCGCTGCTGATCGCGGTGTTCGTGGGACGGCTGATCGACCGCCGGATCTCGACGCTCGCCACCACCGTCGACGCGGTCAGCGCGGGCGACCTGTCGCGCCGCGTCCCCGCCGACGGCAGCGCCGACGCGTTCGACCGGCTGGCCCTGGGCGTCAACGCGATGCTGGCACGGATCGAGATGCTGGTCGGCGAACTGCGCACGGTGACCGACGCGCTGGCCCACGACTTGCGTTCGCCGGTGACGCGGATGAAGTCGGTGATCGAGGCCGCGCTGCGCGATGCGGACGACCCTGCCAACCGCCTGGCGCTCGGCCAAGTCGCCGAAGAGGCGGACATCGTTCTCGCGATGCTGACCACCGCGCTGACCATCAGCCGCGCCGAAGCGGGCATCGGGCGCGATCTGTTCGCGCCCACCGACGTCACCGCATTGCTGCGCGATGCCGCCGAGATCTATGGGCCCGTCGCGGAGGACAGCGGGTTCGCCCTGTCGGTCGGCGCGGTGCCGGAAGGAGCGTTCATGCTCCATCGCCAGTTGGTGAGTCAGGCGATTGGCAATCTCGTCGAAAACGCGATGAAGTACGCCGACGGCGGCAGCGCCATCGTCCTGTCGGCGGAGAGCGCGCCGACCGAGCTGCGCCTGATCGTCACCGACGACGGCATCGGCATTCCGGCCGAGCGCCGCGACGAAGCCCGCGCCCGCTTCCACCGGCTCGATCCGGCGCGGCACCTGCCGGGCTCGGGGCTGGGGCTGGCGCTGGTCGAGGCGGTCGCCCGGCTTCACGGTGGCTCGCTCGAACTGGCCGACAACCATCCCGGCCTCAGCGCCACGATCCGCCTGACCCGACTGGTTTCGTGA
- a CDS encoding response regulator transcription factor: MGHKILLIDDDDATAAYIVKGLAEEGFIVDRADNGRDGFFHASDGSYDAIVLDRMLPGMDGMGVLGALRAAALDTPVLILSALATAEDRVAGLTAGSDDYLVKPFAFGELLARLRALLRRGRSTPVETRLHCGDLEMDLLSRKVKRGGRTVDLQPREFRLLEYLLRHAGQVVTRTMLLEGVWDYHFDPGTNVIDVHVSRLRRKIDEGEGNVLLHTVRGAGYRLGIGD, from the coding sequence ATGGGTCACAAGATACTGCTGATCGACGACGACGACGCCACCGCCGCGTACATCGTCAAGGGGCTGGCCGAGGAAGGCTTTATCGTCGACCGAGCCGACAATGGCCGCGACGGTTTCTTTCATGCCAGCGACGGCAGCTACGATGCGATCGTTCTCGACCGGATGCTGCCGGGGATGGACGGCATGGGCGTGCTGGGCGCCTTACGCGCCGCGGCGCTCGATACTCCGGTCCTGATCCTGTCGGCGCTCGCCACGGCCGAGGACCGCGTCGCCGGGCTGACCGCGGGATCCGACGACTACCTGGTCAAGCCGTTCGCGTTCGGTGAACTGCTCGCCCGGCTGCGCGCGCTGCTGCGCCGCGGCCGCAGCACTCCGGTCGAAACCCGGCTGCACTGCGGCGATCTCGAAATGGACCTGCTCAGCCGGAAGGTGAAGCGCGGGGGGCGCACGGTCGATCTCCAGCCGCGCGAGTTCCGCCTGCTCGAATACCTGCTGCGCCACGCCGGCCAGGTGGTTACTCGAACGATGCTGCTCGAGGGCGTGTGGGACTATCATTTCGATCCCGGCACCAACGTGATCGACGTCCATGTCAGCCGTTTGCGCCGCAAGATCGACGAGGGCGAGGGCAATGTGCTGCTGCACACTGTCCGCGGGGCCGGCTATCGGCTCGGCATCGGCGATTGA
- a CDS encoding NUDIX domain-containing protein, with protein MTPQDEYAELDEAPPATPAATVVIFRNDPAGGPPQLLMVERSASMRFAGGAAVFPGGRVDAADYDLAATLATPGADEDTLADLAGRIAAVRETIEETGLVVGIDATVDHAEALAARAYLCEQGALGPVLERHGWTLKLDDLTYFARWRPKHRHMRIFDTRFYLADLGTGSVDLLVDETENTHLFWASAAGALELADSGKIMIIFPTRRNLERLARFASFAEARAHAEAIPARTITPSVEQRDGAAWLTIPADAGYPVTAEAMDSVARG; from the coding sequence ATGACGCCACAAGATGAATACGCCGAACTTGACGAGGCTCCGCCCGCCACCCCCGCCGCCACCGTGGTCATCTTCCGCAACGATCCAGCCGGCGGCCCGCCGCAACTGTTGATGGTCGAACGATCGGCCAGCATGCGATTTGCCGGGGGCGCCGCGGTCTTCCCCGGCGGCCGCGTCGACGCCGCTGATTACGACCTGGCAGCTACCCTGGCCACGCCGGGCGCCGACGAGGATACGCTCGCCGATCTGGCCGGGCGCATCGCCGCGGTGCGCGAGACGATTGAGGAAACCGGGTTGGTGGTCGGGATCGACGCCACGGTGGATCACGCCGAGGCGCTCGCCGCGCGGGCCTATCTTTGCGAGCAGGGCGCGCTCGGCCCGGTGCTGGAACGGCACGGATGGACGCTGAAACTCGACGACCTCACTTACTTCGCGCGCTGGCGCCCCAAGCATCGCCACATGCGCATATTCGACACGCGCTTCTACCTTGCCGACCTGGGCACCGGGTCGGTCGATCTTCTGGTCGACGAGACCGAGAACACGCACCTATTCTGGGCGAGCGCCGCCGGTGCGCTGGAGCTGGCGGACAGCGGCAAGATCATGATCATCTTCCCGACCCGCCGCAATCTCGAGCGCCTTGCCCGTTTCGCGAGTTTCGCCGAAGCTCGCGCCCACGCCGAGGCGATCCCGGCGCGGACGATTACGCCCTCGGTCGAACAGCGCGACGGCGCCGCGTGGCTGACGATCCCCGCCGATGCCGGCTATCCGGTCACGGCCGAGGCCATGGACAGCGTGGCGCGCGGATAA